A genome region from Mycolicibacterium litorale includes the following:
- a CDS encoding phosphatidate cytidylyltransferase, with the protein MSETPVDEPPKKSSRAGRNLPAAIAVGVALGGGLIAILLFAPYLWLALVAAAVAVSTYEVCQRLTEAGYRMPMIPLLVGGQATLWLTWPFGPAGALGGFAATVVVCMIWRLVGQGLNHAPQNYSRDIAAAVFLATWVPLFASFGALLIYPDDGANRVFCLMLGVVFSDIGGYVAGVLFGKHTMAPAISPKKSWEGLAGSLLFGGTASVLAVVYLLDKPWWAGVALGLMLVITGTLGDLIESQFKRDLGIKDMSNLLPGHGGMMDRMDGMLPSAVATWIVLTLLA; encoded by the coding sequence GTGTCAGAAACCCCGGTCGACGAGCCTCCGAAGAAGTCGTCGCGTGCCGGGCGCAACCTCCCCGCCGCGATCGCCGTGGGGGTGGCGCTCGGCGGCGGCCTCATCGCCATCCTGTTGTTCGCGCCGTACCTGTGGCTGGCGCTGGTCGCGGCGGCCGTGGCCGTCAGCACCTACGAGGTGTGCCAGCGGCTGACCGAGGCCGGCTACCGGATGCCGATGATCCCGCTGCTCGTCGGCGGTCAGGCGACGCTCTGGTTGACGTGGCCGTTCGGGCCCGCCGGAGCGCTCGGCGGCTTCGCGGCGACCGTCGTCGTCTGCATGATCTGGCGACTCGTGGGACAGGGTCTCAACCACGCCCCGCAGAACTACTCCCGCGACATCGCCGCCGCGGTGTTCCTGGCGACCTGGGTTCCGCTGTTCGCGAGTTTCGGTGCGCTGCTGATCTACCCGGACGACGGGGCCAACCGGGTGTTCTGCCTGATGCTGGGCGTGGTGTTCTCCGACATCGGCGGCTACGTGGCCGGCGTGCTGTTCGGCAAGCACACGATGGCGCCGGCGATCAGCCCGAAGAAGTCGTGGGAGGGCCTGGCCGGTTCGCTGTTGTTCGGTGGGACCGCCTCGGTACTCGCGGTGGTCTACCTGCTGGACAAGCCGTGGTGGGCCGGCGTCGCGCTCGGGCTGATGCTCGTGATCACCGGAACACTCGGCGATCTGATCGAGTCGCAGTTCAAGCGCGACCTCGGCATCAAGGACATGAGCAATCTGCTGCCGGGCCACGGCGGGATGATGGACCGGATGGACGGGATGCTGCCGTCAGCTGTGGCGACCTGGATCGTGTTGACGCTGCTGGCGTGA
- the rlmN gene encoding 23S rRNA (adenine(2503)-C(2))-methyltransferase RlmN — protein sequence MKQNLVFDAPRRGMPPRHFADLDDDGRAAAVAELGMPAFRAKQLANQYFGRLIADPELMTDLPAAVRAQTAEALFPDLLSIVRAVECDAGETRKTLWRAHDGANFESVLMRYTDRNTVCISSQAGCGMACPFCATGQGGLMRNLSTAEILEQVRAAAAELRDRDGEGIARDGRLSNIVFMGMGEPLANYNRVVAAVRRIVAPSPNGFGISARSVTVSTVGLAPAIRKLADERLNVTLALSLHAPDDELRDTLVPVNNRWKVSEALDAARYYADVTGRRVSVEYALIRDVNDQPWRADLLGKRLHGALGPLVHVNLIPLNPTPGSEWDASPKPVEREFVRRVRERGVSCTVRDTRGREIAAACGQLAAEG from the coding sequence ATGAAACAGAACCTGGTCTTCGACGCACCGCGACGGGGAATGCCGCCGCGGCACTTCGCCGACCTCGACGACGACGGGCGCGCGGCGGCGGTGGCGGAACTCGGCATGCCTGCGTTCCGCGCCAAGCAGCTGGCCAACCAGTATTTCGGTCGCCTCATCGCCGATCCCGAGCTGATGACCGACCTGCCCGCCGCGGTACGCGCACAGACGGCCGAGGCGCTGTTCCCCGACCTCCTGTCGATCGTGCGGGCCGTCGAATGCGATGCGGGTGAGACGCGAAAGACGTTGTGGCGCGCCCACGATGGAGCGAACTTCGAATCGGTGCTCATGCGCTACACCGACCGCAACACCGTCTGCATCTCCTCGCAGGCGGGTTGCGGTATGGCGTGCCCGTTCTGCGCCACCGGACAGGGCGGGCTGATGCGCAACCTGTCGACCGCCGAGATCCTCGAGCAGGTGCGCGCGGCCGCCGCCGAGCTGCGCGACCGTGACGGGGAGGGGATCGCCCGGGACGGACGGCTGTCGAACATCGTCTTCATGGGGATGGGCGAACCGCTGGCCAACTACAACCGGGTGGTCGCCGCGGTGCGTCGCATCGTCGCGCCGTCACCGAACGGGTTCGGCATCTCGGCGCGGTCGGTCACGGTGTCGACGGTCGGGTTGGCGCCGGCGATCCGCAAACTCGCCGACGAACGGCTCAACGTCACGCTGGCGCTGTCGTTGCACGCCCCCGACGACGAACTGCGCGACACGCTGGTTCCGGTCAACAACCGCTGGAAGGTCAGCGAAGCACTCGACGCCGCACGCTATTACGCCGACGTCACCGGTCGCCGGGTGTCCGTCGAGTACGCGCTGATCCGCGACGTCAACGACCAGCCGTGGCGCGCGGACCTGCTCGGCAAGCGCCTGCACGGAGCGCTCGGCCCGCTCGTGCACGTCAACCTCATCCCGCTCAACCCGACGCCGGGCAGCGAGTGGGATGCGAGCCCCAAGCCGGTCGAGCGCGAATTCGTCCGGCGCGTGCGCGAACGCGGCGTGTCCTGCACGGTGCGTGACACCCGCGGCCGCGAAATCGCCGCCGCCTGTGGGCAATTGGCCGCCGAAGGCTGA
- a CDS encoding nuclear transport factor 2 family protein, which translates to MNQAGVNDPAEIAALLYRYARAVDTKDWELYRSVFTDDAHIDYSSAGAIVGGRDEVVDWFAANFGVLPWTMHYITNIEILESAGDTARVRAMFYNPMQLPGMSDISSCGGYYHHEVVRTADGWRSRRLREENVWFTNAPARTG; encoded by the coding sequence GTGAATCAGGCCGGAGTGAACGATCCGGCGGAGATCGCCGCGCTGCTGTATCGGTACGCCCGCGCGGTCGACACCAAGGACTGGGAGCTCTACCGGTCGGTCTTCACCGACGACGCGCACATCGACTACTCGTCGGCGGGGGCGATCGTCGGCGGTCGCGACGAGGTGGTCGACTGGTTCGCCGCGAACTTCGGGGTGCTGCCGTGGACCATGCACTACATTACTAACATCGAGATCCTCGAGAGTGCCGGCGACACCGCGCGGGTGCGGGCGATGTTCTACAACCCCATGCAGCTGCCCGGGATGTCGGACATCAGCTCCTGCGGCGGCTACTACCACCACGAGGTGGTGCGCACCGCCGACGGCTGGCGCAGCCGACGCCTGCGCGAGGAGAACGTCTGGTTCACCAACGCACCGGCGCGCACCGGCTGA
- a CDS encoding DMT family transporter, with protein MAPMTPIRMPLRTASAVTVTYALGYPIGNLAVHAMTPMAVLAFRFGLASMILGVWAAVSRVGFPTGRKLGHVAVTALLMQAVQFCALYYAIQKGAPAVLCAVVIAINPVATALLAAGFLRDRLHAGRIVALVLGVAAVLAACASRLVDEHGVDPVVLLLLVALLGLSAGGVYQQRFCADVDFRASSAVQNAVAFLPALALTLTTPFEVHDTTRAAFAVAGVVLLNATLGLSLYVRAINLHGASAVAMLFCVIPAVAGVMSWFMLGERIDVGIGIGLVLGALACWLNARTSRRRSVTPAASTRSRSPQLTAASRPSGPSSRRGPAADCSCP; from the coding sequence ATGGCACCCATGACGCCCATCCGGATGCCGCTGCGTACCGCGTCGGCCGTGACCGTCACCTACGCGCTCGGCTACCCGATCGGCAACCTCGCCGTGCACGCGATGACGCCGATGGCCGTCCTGGCATTCCGCTTCGGGCTGGCGTCGATGATCCTCGGCGTGTGGGCGGCCGTCAGCAGGGTGGGGTTCCCGACCGGCCGCAAGCTGGGCCACGTCGCCGTCACCGCACTGCTCATGCAGGCCGTGCAGTTCTGCGCGCTGTACTACGCCATCCAGAAGGGCGCCCCCGCGGTGCTGTGCGCGGTCGTCATCGCGATCAACCCAGTCGCGACCGCACTGCTGGCCGCCGGCTTCCTGCGGGACCGCCTGCACGCCGGCCGCATCGTCGCGCTGGTGCTGGGCGTCGCGGCGGTGCTCGCCGCGTGCGCGAGCCGGCTGGTCGACGAACACGGCGTCGACCCGGTCGTGCTGCTCCTGCTCGTCGCGCTGCTCGGCCTGTCCGCGGGTGGGGTCTACCAGCAGCGCTTCTGCGCCGACGTCGACTTCCGCGCCTCCAGCGCCGTGCAGAACGCGGTGGCGTTCCTGCCCGCGCTGGCGTTGACGCTGACCACGCCCTTCGAGGTGCACGACACCACGAGGGCCGCGTTCGCCGTGGCCGGCGTCGTCCTGCTGAACGCCACCCTCGGCCTGTCGCTCTACGTCCGGGCCATCAACCTGCACGGCGCGTCGGCGGTCGCGATGCTGTTCTGCGTCATCCCCGCCGTCGCGGGCGTGATGAGTTGGTTCATGCTCGGCGAGCGCATCGACGTCGGCATCGGCATCGGGTTGGTGCTGGGCGCATTGGCCTGCTGGCTCAACGCCCGGACGTCACGGCGCCGGAGCGTCACGCCAGCAGCGTCAACACGATCCAGGTCGCCACAGCTGACGGCAGCATCCCGTCCATCCGGTCCATCATCCCGCCGTGGCCCGGCAGCAGATTGCTCATGTCCTTGA
- a CDS encoding TetR/AcrR family transcriptional regulator has protein sequence MNEPLTARRDAAEFDDSSTQHRILAATAEVLARSGQTKLSLSEVALQAGVSRPTLYRWFASKQELLDAFGRYERMMFDQGISKATQGLRGTEKLDAALRFIVSYQQSYSGVRLVDIEPEVVIAQLSRIIPLMRARLEKLLSGPNAAVKAATAIRVAVCHYIVRSDDGDEFLAQLRHAVGIRNQD, from the coding sequence GTGAACGAACCACTCACCGCCCGGCGCGACGCCGCCGAATTCGACGATTCGTCGACGCAGCACCGCATTCTGGCGGCCACCGCCGAGGTGCTCGCGCGGAGCGGTCAGACGAAACTGAGCCTGTCGGAGGTGGCGTTGCAGGCGGGTGTGTCGCGGCCGACGCTGTACCGCTGGTTCGCCTCCAAGCAGGAGCTGCTCGACGCGTTCGGACGATACGAGCGGATGATGTTCGACCAGGGCATCAGCAAGGCGACCCAGGGCCTGCGGGGAACCGAAAAGCTCGACGCCGCGCTGCGTTTCATCGTGTCCTATCAGCAGTCCTACTCTGGTGTCCGGCTGGTCGACATCGAACCCGAGGTGGTCATCGCGCAGTTGTCGCGCATCATTCCGCTGATGCGGGCGCGGCTGGAGAAACTCCTCTCCGGACCCAATGCGGCGGTCAAGGCCGCCACGGCCATTCGCGTCGCGGTGTGCCACTACATCGTGCGCAGTGACGACGGCGACGAATTCCTCGCTCAGTTGCGCCACGCGGTCGGCATCAGAAACCAGGACTAG
- a CDS encoding aldehyde dehydrogenase family protein: MTTVETESGVLAGDERMLIDGELQLTSSGATFEVIHPASEEVAGQATDGTVDDMGRAVAAARRAFDETDWSRDLEFRHHCLTQLHEALERNKERLRRILITEVGCPVTVSGSQIESPIEEVKHWADHGKNFEYLVDTGVHPTQLGPARRKIHYEPVGVVGAITPWNVPFYLNIAETVPALMAGNTVVLKPAQLTPWSGSEYGRIVAEETDIPAGVFNVVVSNANEVGAALSADPRVDMITFTGSTATGRAILAAGAPTVKKTLLELGGKSAHIVLDDADFNACLPLAAMMACVMSGQSCILPSRILLPRSRYEEGLEILKTMMEGFPVGDPWTPGNMQGPQISKTQRQKVLGLIRSGIDSGARLVTGGGVPENLPVGYYTQPTLLADVDPDSQVAQDEIFGPVLTVTPYDTDDDAVAIANNTIYGLSGEVSSGDVDRAFAIATRMRTGNVTINGKSHFGITSPFGGTKQSGLGYRNGEEGYKEYLEAKTIGMPDTAAP; encoded by the coding sequence ATGACGACTGTGGAGACCGAATCCGGCGTGCTCGCCGGTGACGAGCGGATGTTGATCGACGGCGAACTGCAGCTCACCAGCAGCGGCGCCACCTTCGAGGTGATCCACCCGGCCAGCGAGGAGGTGGCCGGGCAGGCCACCGACGGCACGGTCGACGACATGGGCCGGGCGGTGGCCGCCGCGCGCCGGGCATTCGACGAGACGGACTGGTCTCGCGATCTGGAGTTCCGCCACCACTGCCTGACCCAGCTGCACGAGGCGCTCGAGCGGAACAAGGAGCGGCTGCGCCGCATCCTGATCACCGAGGTCGGCTGCCCGGTGACAGTCAGCGGCAGCCAGATCGAGAGCCCCATCGAGGAGGTCAAGCACTGGGCCGACCACGGGAAGAACTTCGAGTACCTGGTCGACACCGGTGTGCACCCCACACAGCTGGGCCCGGCGCGGCGCAAGATCCATTACGAACCGGTCGGCGTGGTCGGCGCGATCACACCGTGGAACGTGCCGTTCTACCTCAACATCGCCGAGACCGTGCCCGCGCTGATGGCCGGTAACACCGTCGTCCTCAAACCCGCCCAGCTGACCCCGTGGTCGGGTAGCGAGTACGGCCGCATCGTCGCCGAGGAGACCGACATCCCGGCCGGCGTCTTCAACGTCGTGGTGTCCAATGCCAACGAGGTCGGGGCCGCACTGTCGGCCGACCCGCGCGTCGACATGATCACCTTCACCGGGTCCACCGCCACCGGGCGGGCGATCCTGGCCGCCGGCGCGCCGACGGTGAAGAAGACGCTGCTCGAACTTGGCGGCAAGTCGGCGCACATCGTCCTCGACGACGCCGACTTCAACGCATGCCTGCCGTTGGCGGCGATGATGGCGTGCGTGATGTCCGGCCAGTCCTGCATCCTGCCGAGCCGGATCCTGTTGCCGCGCAGCAGATATGAGGAGGGCCTCGAGATCCTCAAAACCATGATGGAAGGGTTCCCGGTCGGCGATCCGTGGACCCCGGGCAACATGCAGGGCCCCCAGATCAGCAAGACGCAGCGGCAGAAGGTGCTCGGTCTGATCCGCTCCGGGATCGACTCCGGCGCCCGCTTGGTCACCGGCGGCGGCGTTCCCGAGAATCTGCCCGTCGGCTACTACACCCAGCCCACGCTGCTGGCCGACGTCGATCCCGATTCCCAGGTGGCCCAGGACGAGATCTTCGGGCCCGTGCTGACCGTCACCCCGTACGACACCGACGACGACGCCGTCGCGATCGCCAACAACACGATCTACGGGCTGTCCGGTGAGGTGTCCAGCGGCGACGTGGACCGTGCGTTCGCGATCGCCACCCGGATGCGCACCGGCAACGTGACGATCAACGGCAAGAGCCATTTCGGCATCACCAGCCCGTTCGGCGGCACCAAACAATCGGGGCTCGGCTACCGCAACGGCGAAGAGGGCTACAAGGAGTACCTCGAGGCCAAGACGATCGGTATGCCGGACACGGCGGCGCCGTGA
- the frr gene encoding ribosome recycling factor has translation MIDETLFDAEEKMEKAVSVARDDLASIRTGRANPGMFSRINVDYYGASTPITQLSSINVPEARMVVIKPYEASQLRNIEDAIRNSDLGVNPTNDGNIIRVSIPQLTEERRRDLVKQAKAKGEDAKVSVRNIRRKAMEELARIKKDGEAGEDEVSRAEKDLDKTTHTYTSQIDDLVKHKEGELLEV, from the coding sequence GTGATCGACGAAACCCTCTTCGATGCCGAGGAGAAGATGGAGAAGGCGGTGTCGGTGGCGCGCGACGACCTCGCGTCGATCCGCACCGGCCGCGCCAACCCCGGCATGTTCTCGCGGATCAACGTCGACTACTACGGCGCCTCCACCCCGATCACCCAGCTGTCGAGCATCAACGTCCCCGAGGCGCGCATGGTGGTGATCAAGCCTTATGAGGCCAGCCAGCTCCGCAATATCGAGGACGCGATCCGCAACTCCGACCTCGGGGTCAACCCCACCAACGACGGCAACATCATCCGCGTGTCCATCCCGCAGTTGACCGAGGAACGCCGCCGCGACCTGGTCAAGCAGGCCAAGGCCAAGGGTGAGGATGCCAAGGTGTCGGTGCGCAACATCCGCCGCAAGGCGATGGAGGAACTGGCGCGCATCAAGAAGGACGGCGAGGCCGGCGAGGACGAGGTCAGCCGCGCGGAGAAGGACCTCGACAAGACCACCCACACCTACACCAGCCAGATCGACGATCTGGTGAAGCACAAAGAGGGTGAGTTGCTGGAGGTCTAG
- a CDS encoding LysR family transcriptional regulator: MAQVLDIAPLRSVVAVADCGGFHRAAAVLHLTQSAVSQHVRRIEAVVGAPIVERSGRGVAFTELGYRVLAHARTILAAHDAALSDLGAAEERVLLIGATEHGADVMLPGLTAALGERLPDWRLRFRLDRNVMLADGIEHGTLDLAVMLDGSGLDPAHASGMVPLKWISARSFAASATDPLPVVMYSEPCTLREPTFVALDRLGLAYRIAAESSDLSGLLAAVRSGLGVALLPMIGRLPDGLCLAEGLPPTSRASVFVRGRHGVEREILAAVEQAVRDVLTDQT; encoded by the coding sequence ATGGCTCAGGTGCTCGACATCGCGCCGCTGCGCAGCGTCGTGGCGGTCGCCGACTGTGGTGGATTTCACCGCGCGGCCGCGGTCCTGCACCTCACGCAGTCGGCGGTCAGCCAGCATGTCCGGCGTATCGAAGCGGTGGTCGGCGCGCCGATCGTCGAGCGTTCGGGCCGCGGAGTCGCCTTCACCGAGCTGGGCTACCGCGTGCTCGCCCACGCCCGCACGATCCTGGCCGCGCACGACGCCGCGCTGAGCGATCTGGGTGCCGCCGAAGAACGTGTGCTGCTGATCGGCGCCACCGAACACGGCGCCGACGTGATGCTGCCCGGCCTGACCGCGGCGCTGGGGGAGCGGCTGCCCGACTGGCGGTTACGGTTCCGCCTCGACCGCAACGTCATGCTCGCCGACGGCATCGAACACGGAACACTGGACCTGGCGGTGATGCTCGACGGTTCGGGTCTCGATCCGGCCCACGCGTCCGGCATGGTTCCGCTGAAGTGGATCTCCGCGCGCAGCTTCGCGGCGTCGGCCACCGACCCGCTTCCGGTGGTCATGTACTCCGAGCCGTGCACGCTGCGCGAGCCCACGTTCGTCGCACTCGACCGTCTCGGGCTGGCCTACCGCATCGCGGCCGAGAGCTCGGACCTGTCCGGCCTGCTGGCGGCGGTGCGATCGGGGCTCGGGGTCGCGCTGCTGCCGATGATCGGACGGCTGCCCGACGGCCTGTGCCTGGCTGAGGGACTGCCGCCCACCAGCCGCGCCTCGGTGTTCGTGCGGGGCCGTCACGGCGTCGAGCGGGAGATCCTGGCCGCCGTCGAGCAGGCGGTACGCGACGTATTGACCGACCAAACCTGA